From a region of the Sesamum indicum cultivar Zhongzhi No. 13 linkage group LG3, S_indicum_v1.0, whole genome shotgun sequence genome:
- the LOC105158777 gene encoding protein IQ-DOMAIN 1 isoform X1 → MGITGELVRSVFSKSRSVQRHDSQGHHGRSNAAEKKKWSSSVRSYLCGDEHNSALAADDSGSVRSSTVAEVDLASFRSNRATNISSTGGGGDVTSVYADEDTASLRSSEATVNQPLHGDSKDEDRKEKQNSTYRLFRQEDAALIIQAAFRSFQARRAQCEAKMQDDEHEPAASLSRESIGTSIEVQTGNSSDIFSIKEESCDVHQKIRQRARAQVLKIQIDLKGLFPTQNLSIRRSQEDWDDSTVSSVIAKMRMQHRLEAATRRERALAYAFSQQLRICSKKKQSTTSGDETNMGWSWLERWMAARQPELTLMGEIITGGEQKTVIRKRMLDAAMEEKESCGSNEVSSLVEVGVLSVPKNVPRPAKPRSKATRSLSRQNSTSSHLCPRESKDTKKACHLTDEKEKRKRTKQPVGNKREIKNATTQVSLEHENQH, encoded by the exons ATGGGTATAACTGGAGAGCTTGTAAGAAGTGTATTCTCCAAAAGCCGGTCTGTCCAGAGGCATGACAGCCAA GGTCATCATGGAAGGAGCAATGCAGCggagaagaaaaaatggagCAGCTCTGTTCGGTCGTACTTATGTGGTGATGAGCATAATTCAGCGCTTGCGGCTGATGATTCTGGCTCCGTTAGAAGTTCAACGGTTGCAGAGGTGGACTTAGCTTCATTTAGGAGCAACAGGGCTACAAATATTAGTAGTACCGGTGGAGGGGGAGATGTCACTTCAGTTTATGCTGACGAAGATACAGCTTCTCTGAGGAGCTCTGAGGCTACGGTCAATCAACCGTTGCACGGAGATTCAAAAGATGAAGATCGAAAGGAGAAACAAAACTCGACTTACAGACTCTTTCGGCAAGAGGATGCTGCTTTGATCATCCAAGCAGCATTTAGAAGCTTTCAG GCAAGACGTGCACAATGTGAAGCCAAGATGCAAGACGACGAGCATGAACCTGCAGCTAGCCTGAGTCGGGAGTCGATAGGCACATCTATTGAAGTTCAAACGGGGAATTCGTCCGATATTTTCTCAATCAAGGAGGAGAGTTGTGATGTGCACCAAAAAATAAGACAGAGAGCCAGAGCCCAAGTGCTGAAAATCCAG ATTGATCTCAAGGGGTTGTTTCCAACTCAAAACCTTTCCATTCGACGTTCCCAGGAAGATTGGGACGATAGCACCGTAAGCAGCGTGATAGCAAAAATGAGAATGCAGCACCGGCTGGAAGCAGCAACAAGGCGCGAGAGAGCTCTGGCTTATGCTTTCTCACAACAG CTAAGAATTTGTtcgaaaaagaaacaaagcaCAACGAGCGGTGATGAAACAAACATGGGGTGGAGCTGGCTGGAACGGTGGATGGCTGCCCGTCAGCCGGAACTTACGTTGATGGGAGAAATCATAACTGGTGGTGAGCAGAAAACAGTCATCAGAAAGAGAATGCTGGATGCAGCAATGGAAGAGAAGGAGAGCTGTGGATCTAATGAGGTTTCTTCACTAGTTGAAGTTGGTGTTTTGTCTGTCCCCAAGAACGTTCCAAGACCTGCCAAACCTAGAAGTAAGGCGACAAGAAGCCTCTCCAGACAAAACTCAACATCTAGCCACTTGTGTCCGAGAGAATCAAAG GATACAAAGAAAGCGTGTCATCTGACAGATgagaaagagaagaggaaaagaacAAAGCAGCCAGTTGGAAATAAGAGAGAAATCAAGAACGCCACAACTCAAGTATCTTTGGAGCATGAGAATCAGCACTAA
- the LOC105158777 gene encoding protein IQ-DOMAIN 1 isoform X2 — MGITGELVRSVFSKSRSVQRHDSQGHHGRSNAAEKKKWSSSVRSYLCGDEHNSALAADDSGSVRSSTVAEVDLASFRSNRATNISSTGGGGDVTSVYADEDTASLRSSEATVNQPLHGDSKDEDRKEKQNSTYRLFRQEDAALIIQAAFRSFQARRAQCEAKMQDDEHEPAASLSRESIGTSIEVQTGNSSDIFSIKEESCDVHQKIRQRARAQVLKIQEDWDDSTVSSVIAKMRMQHRLEAATRRERALAYAFSQQLRICSKKKQSTTSGDETNMGWSWLERWMAARQPELTLMGEIITGGEQKTVIRKRMLDAAMEEKESCGSNEVSSLVEVGVLSVPKNVPRPAKPRSKATRSLSRQNSTSSHLCPRESKDTKKACHLTDEKEKRKRTKQPVGNKREIKNATTQVSLEHENQH, encoded by the exons ATGGGTATAACTGGAGAGCTTGTAAGAAGTGTATTCTCCAAAAGCCGGTCTGTCCAGAGGCATGACAGCCAA GGTCATCATGGAAGGAGCAATGCAGCggagaagaaaaaatggagCAGCTCTGTTCGGTCGTACTTATGTGGTGATGAGCATAATTCAGCGCTTGCGGCTGATGATTCTGGCTCCGTTAGAAGTTCAACGGTTGCAGAGGTGGACTTAGCTTCATTTAGGAGCAACAGGGCTACAAATATTAGTAGTACCGGTGGAGGGGGAGATGTCACTTCAGTTTATGCTGACGAAGATACAGCTTCTCTGAGGAGCTCTGAGGCTACGGTCAATCAACCGTTGCACGGAGATTCAAAAGATGAAGATCGAAAGGAGAAACAAAACTCGACTTACAGACTCTTTCGGCAAGAGGATGCTGCTTTGATCATCCAAGCAGCATTTAGAAGCTTTCAG GCAAGACGTGCACAATGTGAAGCCAAGATGCAAGACGACGAGCATGAACCTGCAGCTAGCCTGAGTCGGGAGTCGATAGGCACATCTATTGAAGTTCAAACGGGGAATTCGTCCGATATTTTCTCAATCAAGGAGGAGAGTTGTGATGTGCACCAAAAAATAAGACAGAGAGCCAGAGCCCAAGTGCTGAAAATCCAG GAAGATTGGGACGATAGCACCGTAAGCAGCGTGATAGCAAAAATGAGAATGCAGCACCGGCTGGAAGCAGCAACAAGGCGCGAGAGAGCTCTGGCTTATGCTTTCTCACAACAG CTAAGAATTTGTtcgaaaaagaaacaaagcaCAACGAGCGGTGATGAAACAAACATGGGGTGGAGCTGGCTGGAACGGTGGATGGCTGCCCGTCAGCCGGAACTTACGTTGATGGGAGAAATCATAACTGGTGGTGAGCAGAAAACAGTCATCAGAAAGAGAATGCTGGATGCAGCAATGGAAGAGAAGGAGAGCTGTGGATCTAATGAGGTTTCTTCACTAGTTGAAGTTGGTGTTTTGTCTGTCCCCAAGAACGTTCCAAGACCTGCCAAACCTAGAAGTAAGGCGACAAGAAGCCTCTCCAGACAAAACTCAACATCTAGCCACTTGTGTCCGAGAGAATCAAAG GATACAAAGAAAGCGTGTCATCTGACAGATgagaaagagaagaggaaaagaacAAAGCAGCCAGTTGGAAATAAGAGAGAAATCAAGAACGCCACAACTCAAGTATCTTTGGAGCATGAGAATCAGCACTAA